A segment of the Anopheles cruzii chromosome 2, idAnoCruzAS_RS32_06, whole genome shotgun sequence genome:
GACGGATGGATAGCCATGTGTTCGATACTCCGAACGAAGCTGACCACTCCGTTCGCTACATCCATTTTGCAAAAGTTCCGAAAATCGTGCGTTCCTACGAATTGTGCGCATGCCTCGCGCATTGCTTCCAAGTTGAGGTCACCACGCGGAAAGAAATACCGATAGGTGCGTGACCTGCAATCGAACCGTGCACTGTATCGCGGGTTCACCATCGGCATCCACGCCACGCACCGAATCTCTTCCGGTAGCACACGGTTCAGCATCGCACAGTAGTCCAGCTCGTCGTTCAGACTGGCGGCGCTCAGCTGATCCTCTTCTGGGGCGATCTTCGACCGGACATCCAGACTGACCACCTGGTGGAAAGCACTGACCCCTTTATCCGTCCGACCGCAGCGATTGTAGTTGGACGTTTCACGACTCTCGATGAGGCAGACTTTCGCGAGCGCCGCGAAAAGGTGATGTTCTGTGAGAAGTGGCAAAGAAGTGAAGCTACCGTCGAGGATCGTCAGGCGACCAAACACTTAccgatcgtttcgattgaaTCCTCCTGCGCCGCAAATCCTTGATAGTCCCAGCCGAGGTAATAGAAGCGCAACAGAATGTGGCGTTTATGGCATTTGCTGAAGTCAAACGGCCGTTTCTTTCGGCACTTCCCACTCGCGCCGTTGTCCGTTTTCAGGTTTTTCTGCACGATACTCTTGAGCTGTGTGTTGTGGGCTTCcagttgtttgattttatccACCAATTCTTGCTTcgacaacagcaacagttcGTCCTCGGTggagggtttgtttttccgattAACTTTTACCTCCATTTCGCTTCAAAGGGTCCAAACGGAGTGTAGAAGTGCTGCTAATAACATGTCCAATTCGCCGGCTAAACACAGGACGATTTGaatcacaacaaaaacaaacgtcaGGCTGCGTTTGACAGTTGTGCCATTCTGCTGAGCGAGCTGCGTACGTCTAAAGTTAATAAACGTACGCAGCCCAGAATCTAGTACTCCTTTTTTAAACTAACTGTTTCCTTTACAGATTACTGAAATGCGCCATATTGCTGAAACTTTCGGCATTCCAAACATTTATCTAATAATCTATTCTTCTCGCTTCTCATTGGATCAGTTAAAGAAGCAGTTACAGTCTCTGTTAAATTCATTAGCAATTCCAGGACAAGAAACGTACCTTAATGCATTTGTTGCATTTAGTCGGATCAGCTGGGAGTATTCCATTTTGTACTACTTCTACTACAGGACTTTCCTATACAACGATCAATTTAAGGCTCTAGACCAAGACTATAAACCATAAACTCTTCGCAACAAGGActtaatgttaatgttttgtttctttccgaGATAAACTCGAACGACAGATCGGCTTACTATGGTAATGAATCACCATGTTCTgcgtcgtttgttttttatatatttcatttaatttcccgtgttttttctttgattttcatcacttttcacaaacacgcacaaacacagtTTAGCGCACCGTTTCTTCGCGAGACGCTGATGGCCCTGTGTTTTTCCTCTCGGTTTCTGTGTTCGCTTCTTTGCGCCGGTTGCAGACTAATTTTCGCTAAACATCGGTTCGCGCCACCGCGTCTTATAGAGCGTGTGTGAATCTGTGAGTCGGAGTATATCGGTATATATAGTGGGTTTGCGCTCTGTTGCTTGGCGGCTGTTATGTATATGCTTCGTTATCGGGCGTGTAATCGGGTACAGTAATCGTGATAAGGATGAGTAAAACATGCAAACCGACCGCCAGAGCGGGGGCACCGTAACCGAGCGTAGAACACCTCGCCGTCATGCGTTCGGGCGCGGATTGCACTGTCCCTTCTCACATATAGCTACCATCTTATGACTATGAATATTGGATTTAGCGTTAGGATTACCGTTACTATTTATATTATTGTATTTGGGATTAATGGCCTTTATAGTGCCCCCCGACATGCTAatagcaccgccaccgccaccgtttccgccgccgttgccaccgTACCGATTgctcccgccaccgccgccacgatcgTAGTCCTTGATCCTGCCGCCGTCGGCTCCGTTCCTGGCGCCGCCGGACTCACCCGGCAGCATGATGCCACCGTGGGGcgagccgccaccgtcaccgctgTTTTTGGCGTTAAAGTAGTTGAACGTATCGTACGGGTTGAAGTGGTCGTGCGGCCCGCCGTTGTTGTCGTTGATGCTGGCGATCTGGTTGCCCTCGAGGAAGTTGAGCGACAGCAGGGTCGGGAACAGGTAGAACACCAGAAACATGAGCGCGCACAGCACCGAGTAAAGCACGAAGCAGGTCCACACGAGCTTAATCTGGAAGAAAAGGGCGGGATTGACGGAACAGGATCCAGGGAGATCTTGCCTGGCGTTATCTTACCTTGCCCTTCCGGCTGTACTTGGTCAAGCTGAGGTACGGGGTGAGAGCGAGCGTGAAGGTGATGCCGAACAGGAGCCCCGATATCAGGCCGGTAAAGTTTTGCTGCCAGGGCAGCGTGCCCATCCCGAACAGCAGACATCCGAGGAACAGCATCTTCAACATGGCGTACTGCGGTTTCTTCAGGTTCCGCCAGTGGCACAGGatgagcagcaccagcagcgagGACAGCGTTCCCGCCAGCGACGGAAGTGGACCAATCTGAAGGGGAAGACAAGCATTGAACGCGTGTCGGACAGGTCGGGAGGAACACGCCTTTTCAACTCACCTCCGGCTTGTAGGGTAAGAAGATGGCACTGGTCAGGTTGCCGACCACGCCCGACCCAATGTAGACTATCGCCGTTCGCAGGGAACCCAGCAGCCGCTCCAGGTCGGCGAGGAGAACGTGTTGAAAGGCAACAGTGATTATGAGATGAACGATGCCGGCGTGGATGTAGAGCGACGTGAACAGCCGATAGAACTGGTCCGGCAGGTCGGTCACGATGAACGGGAACATGCCGCACACATCGTTCAAGCAGGAAACCTGTGGAAGGCACGAGAGTCTTGTTAGCGCGAGAGTCCTGGCAGCCGACGCCCGCCGTCTGACCTGTGAACACAGAGAAGCTTCGTCGTGGAAGTAGCCGCGCACGAAATCACAGTACTCGCGCGTCGTGATGCGGCACTCTCCCGAGATGCCCATGCAGCACGGGTGGCCAATCACCTCGCACACCATGTGCTCGGCCGTGTGGTCCTTGAAGCGGAACCGCTGGGTGAACTGATTGTTCTTCCGGCAGATAGGCCACTTGGTGATGTCGTCCGGCCACTCGTGCGGTGCGATCGAGGCGGGCGCATCGCAGTACTTCGGGTCGAGCCCGCACACACTGCCCGAGATGCGCCCGCCCGGCCCAGAGTCGCCCGGGGACCACTTTTTCCACGTCGAAATGGTCTGAAAATGGCCAGACACCGTTAATGTTCGCCAGGCGAGGAAGGCTGACGCTTGCCGAGCCTACCGTTGGCCACAGTCCGCGCACGGAGCAGTCCGCCTGGGAGCTCTGGACGCAGCCCGAGTCATCGTTCCGTATACAGCAGGCCGTTTCGCGTTCCTGCTTCCGGGTCTTCGAGATCTGGTCCATCACGCGGCCATCGCGCCGCATACACGGCGCATACTTCGACCCCAGGTGCACCAGATCGTCGCGCCGCGGCCCTATCCAAATGTTTCGTTGCTCGTAGTGCTGaacctgcggcggcggcggcgagagaaaAAGACCATCAATCCGAAAAGCTTGAGATAGAGCTAGAAGGGCACCCTTACCGTCTGGAGGCTCAAGCTGGTGACCAGCACCTGGCTGCTCTTCTGCTCGTACCCGATGCCGATCGGGCCGACTCCGTAGCACAGTAGcgtcaacagcagcaccaggatcTGCGTCGTGTTGACCCAGTACGTGAAAAACGGTCGGTAATCGTACCGATCGTCGAGCGCATTCGGACGCAACAGCTTGAGGCAGTGGCGCGACGGGCGCCGCGAGTTGTCCAGCACGCTCTCCAGGATCGTGCCGGGGATGCGCTGCCCGTACAGGAACTGGAACATGGCCGCGTTCCGGCCACCCGGctcaccaccacggccaccgtcctggtgatggtggtggtgcagctgcTGGAGGTGCTGCTGTTCGGCGGACCGCGtccgccagccaccggccccactgaccatgctgctgctggtgctgctactgctggccgcagctgccgctgccgcggccgcctcCAGCAGGTAGATCTGCCGGTGCGGCTCATCCTGCGCACACAGCTCGCCCTGGTCCGGTGCGGCCACCGAACCCCCGGCAGCCCCCATCAGCACCTGCGGCACATCGAAAAACATCTCGTCGTCCTGGACCGGTGTCAGCCCGTCGTAgatgtcgttgtcgtcgttgttgaGCGCCACGTGGGCCGGGGCGAAGCTGCGGGACCACTGCTTCGGACGCCGGGGCACCCGGTGCCGCAGGCTCTGCACCACGAACACGGCCCCGTTCAGCATCATGCGCGACACGGACGGCTTCCGCTCGACCAGCGGCTCctcgccggcaccgccgccggctaGGCCGTGCCGGAAGTACGGGTTGAAGCGCTGTCGCCGGTTCTGTTCCGTCTCCGGCTCGTCCTGGCTCTGGGCGGGCAGCACGTCGGGGCGATCGCTGTGGGTTAGGtgggcggcagcggccgctgcaCCGCCGTCACCGCAACCGCCACCGTGAAGCAGCTGATCGGCAGGCTCATGCGGGTGACCCCGGTGCCCCCCCGGGCTGGTGGTGCTCTTCTTTCAGCGAGCCGAACCGCCGTACGGCGAACCGCTTCTGGCGGTCCTCCCACTTCTGCTGCTCGTACTCGTCGTGCCGCTGGTCGACGCCGAAGAACTGGGCCGTGCTGCGGCGCAGGTACTCCTTCAGGCGCTGCTTGTGCGAcagccgctgctgccggatcGCCTGCACGTTCCGCTGCAGCGTCGACGGCGTCGAATCCGGCTGCAGCCGCGGCTGTAGCTGCTGCAGAtgctgtagctgctgctgatgatgctgaacctgttgctgttgttgctgttgctgctgcgcctggtggtgctgtagctgcaactgttgctgctgcaactgctgcaACTGCTGGTACAGGGGTTGCTGCTggatctgttgctgctgctgttgttgttgctgttgctgatgttgctgctgctggatgtgctgctgatgctggtacTGGATGATGATCGATGGGTTGCTGAGTGCGTGCGATTGGGCAATGATCAGCGATTGCGCCCCGTCGTCAGCTCCAGGCGTTGCCAGGGAATAGTGCTGCGCTTGCTGCTGCGACTGGTGCGCCCCatgctggtgctgatgatgatgatgatgcccgtgatgatggtgatgatggtggtggtgctgatgctgtggctgctgcggctgtGCGTACAGTGGCGGTGGGCTAAGCGGCGACTGGCGTTCCATGTCCGACATCGACACGGACGAGATCGACAGGGGCTGCGGGCTGATCGGCCCACCGGCGGACGTTTGCGTTGTCTGATGGACGCCGGTTGCGTGCCGCAGACTCGTACACTGATAGCACTGCGCCTCTTCGTCCGACGAGGCGTGCTGACCGAGCACCGCCATCGGTTCGCTCATGATGCTGACCGGCGTTGCGGCACGCATCAGCGAATACTCGCCGCCGACCGatggccggccgccgccgccagtctgCTGCTGACCGAAACTGCAGATCGACTGTTGGCACTGGTCGGGGAGGCGGACCGGTCTTGCCCGGGGTGGCGTTGCGTAATGGTCCGCGGCACCGTCTTCACCCCGTCCACCATCCGGCGGTTTCATCTTGAGTCGGTACGGCAGTGACTTGATTAACGACGAAGTGCCCATCGGGGGTGGTCCGTGGCCCGGCGTCGTTATGATGTTGATaccggcgccaccggaagccatcAGACCCGCCATCAGGCTCggtccgggcggcggcggatcgtGCTGGTAGCTTTCCGGGGGCGGTGGCGTCGGGATGTACCGCTTGACGGGAGTGTGCACGGTCGAGGTGAGATAGTTGTAGCTCTCCGAGCTCGTCATCAGGGGCGACCCAGCCATCAGGTAGTTACCGAACTGGTCCACTTTCGCCGACTGGGCTGGCGGTGTCGAGACCGCCGGTGGATCTCGGAACCGCTCCGGCACCGGATAGCGTGTCCTGTCGTGGGGAGGGCGAGAAAGCAAAGCGTAAGTAAGGATCGTGACCCTCTAGCGTCCGGAACTGGACCGTGAACTTACCTGGAACTGGGCGACATCGAACGATGGTGTGGCCCGTTCCGTTGTTCCGGGTACATGATGGACGTCGGGGCCGAGCTGGTCGAGTAGCGGTCCGAGTGGTGAACCGGAGCCACCACCGGTGATATACAGCACGGGCGCAAATGACCCGTCTCCTCGGCAGCCCCATATCGCGAATCGGCTACGGACGAAGCGATCGACGAAGAAGACGCCGATGCTACGgctgccgccggggccggtgccgatgccgaggtCTGCGCAGCGTACGCTGCCGTCAGCCGGGAGCCCAGATTCGAGTAGGACGACTCACTGAAGCGTGACGGGGACGAggtgccagcgccagcgcctcCCGACACCACCATCCCGGGGTTGGCCGTGGCCCCGTCGCACAGCCCATCGTCGGTGTAGTTGATCGTGGACGTGACCGTaaactgctgctggtagtgcTGGTGGCCAAAAGAGGACCGCCGGCTACGGCTCATGCCTCCCGCTTGCTGGTCTACTCTCGCTTTCGCTCAGGTCCGGACGCCGCATCAAATCCGCAACAGGCAGGCCGAAGGTTCCGGATGTGGGGATCTGTTGATGTCTACGGAGAGCCCTCTACAATGATATCCTTGGCTGGCTACGACGATCGCTCCGAGATCACCCGGGTCCACAGACAATTACGTAGCGCGGATCGGGACCAAAAATCGATGCCTCTCGGAAGCTGGCCCTTCTTCCTGGTGCGCAATTGTGCTATCCTAGTattcgttggttggtttggttatCTCGATGAGCCTTGCCTATCCCCGCGTAGGTACCGCATAAAATTGGACTAAAGTAAAAATTGCACTACACTCCGTGGCGTGTGGCCCGTTAAcaccaccgctgctgccgcccaCACTGCCCGTCCGCATCGTCGTACACTTGGACGTCACTGTGACCGTCGTACATTTCTTTTTGAACACGTACACTGAAGCACGAAAGGATTTTCCGTGGTTCCACTACCCTTGGTCTACTACGAAAGATGATTATTCTCCGAAGTGGCACCGATTGGTAGACCTCCAGCAGCGAGGTACCAGCATTTCTTGACCGTGCCCGTCTCGATACGGTTCAGCAGCCATCGCAGTTAGCGCGATTGCAACCACTTTCGGGGTCACCACAACCGCACACCTTGAATCCTTGAGTCCGCGGGTTTCGCCTTGAAAATATCTCCCCGTCTCGCGAGTTTCGGAGGGATGGCCACCCAGAACGATAGCCAGTAGTGGAGTTGAGCAGTGATCGAGCAGAAAAATCCAATCCGCTGGCTAGCCCAATCCActacacaccaacacacccaaGGGAGCGGGCAcggacacgcacaccaccgacactcgtaagcacacacac
Coding sequences within it:
- the LOC128278572 gene encoding tRNA pseudouridine(38/39) synthase; translation: MEVKVNRKNKPSTEDELLLLSKQELVDKIKQLEAHNTQLKSIVQKNLKTDNGASGKCRKKRPFDFSKCHKRHILLRFYYLGWDYQGFAAQEDSIETIEHHLFAALAKVCLIESRETSNYNRCGRTDKGVSAFHQVVSLDVRSKIAPEEDQLSAASLNDELDYCAMLNRVLPEEIRCVAWMPMVNPRYSARFDCRSRTYRYFFPRGDLNLEAMREACAQFVGTHDFRNFCKMDVANGVVSFVRSIEHMAIHPSQADSHGDQSYDMLFVELRAKAFLWHQVRCIMAVLLLVGQDREQPTIVRELLDVKSNPCKPQYSMASDVPLNLYDCQFNEKGSEGAEAPGESDLRDWIYSEDDLRRTIVDLQSLWTQQSVKTTMMREMLATLSSVLKERFDSKDPISSQADSLTLGVRSREYCPLLERQRCESLENRIEHYTKKRRIEVSNKSITEESEPREDEYERGKTVAST
- the LOC128267495 gene encoding LOW QUALITY PROTEIN: inactive rhomboid protein 1-like (The sequence of the model RefSeq protein was modified relative to this genomic sequence to represent the inferred CDS: inserted 2 bases in 1 codon) — its product is MSRSRRSSFGHQHYQQQFTVTSTINYTDDGLCDGATANPGMVVSGGAGAGTSSPSRFSESSYSNLGSRLTAAYAAQTSASAPAPAAAVASASSSSIASSVADSRYGAAEETGHLRPCCISPVVAPVHHSDRYSTSSAPTSIMYPEQRNGPHHRSMSPSSRTRYPVPERFRDPPAVSTPPAQSAKVDQFGNYLMAGSPLMTSSESYNYLTSTVHTPVKRYIPTPPPPESYQHDPPPPGPSLMAGLMASGGAGINIITTPGHGPPPMGTSSLIKSLPYRLKMKPPDGGRGEDGAADHYATPPRARPVRLPDQCQQSICSFGQQQTGGGGRPSVGGEYSLMRAATPVSIMSEPMAVLGQHASSDEEAQCYQCTSLRHATGVHQTTQTSAGGPISPQPLSISSVSMSDMERQSPLSPPPLYAQPQQPQHQHHHHHHHHHGHHHHHQHQHGAHQSQQQAQHYSLATPGADDGAQSLIIAQSHALSNPSIIIQYQHQQHIQQQQHQQQQQQQQQQQIQQQPLYQQLQQLQQQQLQLQHHQAQQQQQQQQQVQHHQQQLQHLQQLQPRLQPDSTPSTLQRNVQAIRQQRLSHKQRLKEYLRRSTAQFFGVDQRHDEYEQQKWEDRQKRFAVRRFGSLKEEHXTSPGGHRGHPHEPADQLLHGGGCGDGGAAAAAAHLTHSDRPDVLPAQSQDEPETEQNRRQRFNPYFRHGLAGGGAGEEPLVERKPSVSRMMLNGAVFVVQSLRHRVPRRPKQWSRSFAPAHVALNNDDNDIYDGLTPVQDDEMFFDVPQVLMGAAGGSVAAPDQGELCAQDEPHRQIYLLEAAAAAAAAASSSSTSSSMVSGAGGWRTRSAEQQHLQQLHHHHHQDGGRGGEPGGRNAAMFQFLYGQRIPGTILESVLDNSRRPSRHCLKLLRPNALDDRYDYRPFFTYWVNTTQILVLLLTLLCYGVGPIGIGYEQKSSQVLVTSLSLQTVQHYEQRNIWIGPRRDDLVHLGSKYAPCMRRDGRVMDQISKTRKQERETACCIRNDDSGCVQSSQADCSVRGLWPTTISTWKKWSPGDSGPGGRISGSVCGLDPKYCDAPASIAPHEWPDDITKWPICRKNNQFTQRFRFKDHTAEHMVCEVIGHPCCMGISGECRITTREYCDFVRGYFHDEASLCSQVSCLNDVCGMFPFIVTDLPDQFYRLFTSLYIHAGIVHLIITVAFQHVLLADLERLLGSLRTAIVYIGSGVVGNLTSAIFLPYKPEIGPLPSLAGTLSSLLVLLILCHWRNLKKPQYAMLKMLFLGCLLFGMGTLPWQQNFTGLISGLLFGITFTLALTPYLSLTKYSRKGKIKLVWTCFVLYSVLCALMFLVFYLFPTLLSLNFLEGNQIASINDNNGGPHDHFNPYDTFNYFNAKNSGDGGGSPHGGIMLPGESGGARNGADGGRIKDYDRGGGGGSNRYGGNGGGNGGGGGAISMSGGTIKAINPKYNNINSNGNPNAKSNIHSHKMVAICEKGQCNPRPNA